Proteins co-encoded in one Haladaptatus sp. ZSTT2 genomic window:
- a CDS encoding valine--tRNA ligase — protein sequence MTDMQETYDPDTIERKWRDAWEGSDVYAYEGDEERPDYIIDTPPPYPTGDFHIGNALGWCYMDFAARYHRLKGDDVLFPQGWDCHGLPTEVKVEENNNIHRTDVPRDEFRQMCIEHTEAQIDAMYETMQTLGFSQDWDHEFRTMDPSYWGKTQRSFVEMAEKDLVYRDEHPVNWCPRCETAIADAEVENIDRQGNLYYITFPGVENADIEIATTRPELLAACVGMAVNPDDERYADRIGDTFEVPLFGQEVELLADDDVDGDFGTGAVMICTFGDKQDVRWWAEHGLDLRAVFTEDGHLNDLAGEFAGLTIAEAKEAVAEKLDEEGYLNDTQPTEQSVGACWRCDTPIEILSKEQWFIRVDTDEIMEKAQEIEWIPEHMYTRLEDWAEGMEWDWVISRQRVFATPIPVWFCDECDHVHVATTDDLPVDPTDSGPSIGDCPECGSDNWRGETDVMDTWMDSSISAMHVAGWPENEFSPVQLREQGHDIIRTWAFYTILRTAALTDEIPWEEALINGMVFGEDGHKMSKSRNNFVQPEEVVEEHSADAFRQAIALGGQPGSDIQFQWKEVTSATRFQTKVWNITRFALQHLDEETPEIQDPAYRDADKWILSKLARTATEVGEDMDAYRFDAALRKVREFIWHDLADDYLELIKGRLYEGRPGERNAARHALYTALSASLVMLAPFAPFFAAEAYSHLPGGEDTVHKAAWPVLSFEDEEAEARGDLVANAASTIRAWKSEEGMALNAELDRIELYPEDDLSIDTYDLSGTVNAPVYIEQGVPNVDLVPVGVDPDHSVIGPKFRGKAGAVIAALEAADPAALKKEKRTGEVELEVDGETITLDADAFDIKEEQQAATGEEVEVLEIGGATLLLFP from the coding sequence ATGACAGATATGCAAGAGACCTACGACCCCGACACGATAGAGCGAAAATGGCGCGACGCGTGGGAAGGCTCCGACGTGTACGCCTACGAGGGCGACGAAGAGCGCCCCGACTACATCATCGACACGCCCCCACCGTACCCGACCGGTGACTTCCACATCGGCAACGCCCTCGGCTGGTGTTACATGGACTTCGCCGCCCGGTACCACCGCCTCAAAGGCGACGACGTGCTGTTCCCACAGGGCTGGGACTGCCATGGTCTCCCGACGGAAGTCAAAGTTGAGGAGAACAACAACATCCACCGAACGGACGTGCCCCGCGACGAGTTCCGCCAGATGTGTATCGAACACACCGAGGCGCAAATCGACGCGATGTACGAGACGATGCAGACCCTCGGATTCAGCCAGGACTGGGACCACGAGTTCCGCACCATGGACCCCTCCTACTGGGGGAAGACCCAGCGCTCGTTCGTCGAGATGGCCGAAAAAGACCTCGTCTACCGCGACGAACACCCCGTCAACTGGTGTCCGCGCTGTGAGACGGCCATCGCAGACGCCGAAGTCGAGAACATCGACCGCCAAGGGAATCTCTACTACATCACCTTCCCCGGCGTCGAAAACGCCGACATCGAAATCGCCACCACGCGCCCTGAACTGCTCGCGGCGTGTGTCGGCATGGCCGTGAATCCTGACGACGAACGCTACGCAGACCGCATCGGCGACACCTTCGAGGTGCCGCTGTTCGGCCAGGAAGTCGAACTCCTCGCAGACGACGACGTGGACGGCGACTTCGGAACCGGCGCGGTCATGATCTGTACGTTCGGGGACAAACAGGACGTTCGCTGGTGGGCAGAACACGGCTTAGACCTGCGTGCGGTGTTCACCGAAGACGGCCACCTGAACGACCTCGCAGGCGAGTTCGCAGGCCTCACGATTGCGGAGGCGAAAGAAGCCGTCGCCGAGAAATTGGACGAGGAGGGGTACCTCAACGACACCCAGCCGACCGAGCAGTCGGTCGGCGCGTGCTGGCGCTGTGATACGCCAATCGAAATCCTGAGCAAAGAGCAGTGGTTCATCCGCGTCGACACGGACGAAATCATGGAAAAAGCCCAGGAAATCGAGTGGATTCCAGAGCACATGTACACCCGCCTCGAAGACTGGGCGGAGGGCATGGAGTGGGACTGGGTTATCTCCCGCCAGCGCGTGTTCGCAACGCCGATTCCGGTCTGGTTCTGTGACGAATGCGACCACGTCCACGTCGCAACCACCGACGACCTGCCGGTTGACCCGACCGACTCCGGTCCGTCTATCGGGGACTGTCCAGAGTGTGGCAGCGACAACTGGCGCGGCGAGACCGACGTGATGGACACGTGGATGGACTCATCCATCTCCGCGATGCACGTCGCAGGCTGGCCAGAGAATGAGTTCTCGCCTGTCCAACTGCGCGAGCAGGGCCACGACATCATCCGGACGTGGGCGTTCTACACCATCCTCCGCACTGCGGCGCTCACCGACGAGATTCCGTGGGAAGAAGCGCTCATCAACGGCATGGTGTTCGGTGAAGATGGTCACAAAATGTCGAAGTCGCGCAACAACTTCGTCCAGCCAGAGGAGGTTGTGGAAGAACACTCCGCGGACGCCTTCCGCCAAGCCATCGCCCTCGGCGGCCAACCCGGCTCTGACATCCAGTTCCAGTGGAAGGAAGTCACGAGCGCGACACGCTTCCAGACGAAGGTGTGGAACATCACGCGCTTTGCACTCCAGCACTTGGACGAGGAGACGCCCGAGATTCAAGACCCGGCCTACCGCGACGCGGACAAATGGATTCTCTCGAAACTCGCGCGCACGGCCACAGAAGTGGGCGAAGACATGGACGCCTACCGCTTCGACGCCGCGCTCCGCAAAGTGCGCGAGTTCATCTGGCACGACCTCGCAGACGACTATCTGGAACTCATCAAGGGCCGCCTCTACGAGGGTCGTCCCGGCGAGCGAAACGCCGCCCGCCACGCCCTCTATACGGCGCTCAGTGCCTCGCTCGTGATGCTCGCACCGTTCGCTCCGTTCTTCGCCGCAGAGGCCTACAGCCACCTCCCCGGTGGCGAGGACACGGTTCACAAAGCCGCGTGGCCCGTCCTCTCGTTCGAAGACGAGGAGGCAGAGGCGCGCGGCGACCTCGTCGCCAACGCCGCCTCCACCATCCGCGCGTGGAAATCCGAGGAGGGCATGGCGCTCAACGCCGAACTCGACCGCATCGAACTCTACCCCGAGGACGACCTCTCGATTGACACCTACGACCTTTCCGGTACCGTCAACGCGCCGGTCTACATCGAACAAGGCGTGCCGAACGTCGACCTCGTCCCGGTCGGCGTCGACCCAGACCACAGCGTCATCGGGCCGAAGTTCCGCGGCAAGGCAGGCGCGGTCATCGCTGCCCTCGAAGCCGCAGACCCCGCCGCGTTGAAGAAAGAAAAGCGCACGGGCGAAGTCGAGTTAGAGGTCGATGGCGAGACCATCACCCTCGACGCAGACGCCTTCGACATCAAAGAAGAACAGCAGGCCGCGACGGGCGAAGAGGTCGAAGTGCTGGAGATTGGGGGCGCGACGCTCTTGCTGTTCCCCTAA
- a CDS encoding universal stress protein yields MYHVVIGVDDDAAHALACVEEVGKLPGKAAEKEVTLVHSFVDNPSGASATQLHSIREAGEWLEAQDIEYTVNEASGDPATVIIEFANDEDADLIVIGGRKRSPAGKALFGSVTQSVILNAGRPVMVTGVPKNE; encoded by the coding sequence ATGTACCATGTGGTAATTGGTGTCGATGACGATGCCGCACACGCGCTCGCATGTGTCGAAGAAGTCGGGAAGTTGCCAGGCAAGGCTGCAGAGAAGGAAGTCACCCTTGTCCACAGTTTCGTTGACAACCCGAGCGGAGCGTCAGCGACGCAGTTGCATTCGATTCGAGAGGCGGGAGAGTGGCTCGAAGCGCAGGATATCGAATACACTGTCAACGAAGCGTCGGGCGACCCGGCCACCGTTATCATCGAGTTCGCAAACGACGAGGACGCAGACCTCATCGTCATCGGCGGGCGCAAACGCTCTCCGGCGGGGAAGGCGCTGTTCGGGAGCGTCACGCAGTCGGTCATTTTGAATGCTGGACGACCGGTCATGGTGACGGGTGTTCCGAAAAACGAGTAA
- a CDS encoding thioredoxin family protein, which produces MAATQPDLETALDTLIAAGAVDEASDGTLTTTEPFEKVLALYHDVYGAVSTEEFHTTVAELFGIDENVVEQRIDDLDITRADVVAYLAAQSFLEVPVGQQLLAVMAELLVEITPSSPVPDELTELDDGSYESFLETNPDAVITVWRRFCDPCDAMKADLDDILKRIPDGVAVAGVDGEATDSFCRTFAVDSAPTVLCFAAGELVENTSGRQSAAEIGHLLDRIY; this is translated from the coding sequence ATGGCGGCAACCCAGCCGGACCTCGAAACGGCGCTCGACACGCTCATCGCTGCCGGTGCAGTGGACGAAGCGTCGGACGGCACGCTAACCACGACCGAACCGTTCGAGAAGGTGTTGGCGCTGTACCACGACGTGTACGGAGCGGTTTCCACCGAGGAGTTCCACACCACCGTAGCAGAGCTGTTCGGTATCGACGAGAACGTCGTTGAGCAACGAATCGACGACCTCGACATCACCCGCGCCGACGTGGTCGCCTACCTCGCTGCCCAGTCGTTTCTTGAGGTGCCGGTCGGCCAGCAACTGCTCGCGGTCATGGCCGAGCTACTCGTCGAAATCACGCCGTCATCGCCGGTTCCAGACGAACTCACCGAACTCGATGATGGCTCGTATGAGTCGTTCCTCGAAACAAACCCCGACGCGGTGATTACTGTCTGGCGACGGTTCTGTGACCCGTGTGATGCGATGAAAGCAGACCTAGACGATATCCTCAAGCGAATTCCCGATGGCGTCGCCGTCGCGGGTGTTGACGGCGAGGCCACCGACAGTTTCTGTCGGACGTTTGCTGTCGATTCGGCACCGACAGTGCTCTGTTTCGCTGCTGGGGAACTGGTCGAAAACACGTCTGGACGACAGTCGGCCGCCGAAATCGGACACCTTCTCGACCGCATCTACTAG
- the gnd gene encoding phosphogluconate dehydrogenase (NAD(+)-dependent, decarboxylating) has protein sequence MQLGVIGLGRMGQIVVSRVLAAGHDVVAFDLDEEAVATAAEAGAQPAATLDNFLTQLGDQKRIWLMVPAGDAVDATLAELNPSLTDDDIVVDGGNSFFKESTRRAEECPAAYLDCGTSGGPAGAELGFSLMIGGLEWAYDELTPVFDAVATGPAGHDRMGPAGSGHYVKMVHNGVEYVLMQAYGEGFDLLANGRYDLDLEAVARTWNNGAVIRSWLLELCEEAFAEEGNDLGDVADYVAGGSTGTWTVQEALEQEVPVPLIYQSLAERFESRTEERFARRLANRLRYGFGRHEVARKND, from the coding sequence ATGCAACTCGGCGTCATCGGACTCGGCAGAATGGGGCAAATCGTCGTCTCTCGCGTGCTCGCAGCGGGCCACGACGTGGTCGCCTTCGACCTTGACGAAGAGGCCGTCGCCACGGCCGCGGAAGCCGGCGCACAGCCTGCGGCCACGCTCGACAACTTCCTCACACAACTCGGCGACCAAAAGCGCATCTGGCTCATGGTGCCCGCGGGCGACGCGGTGGACGCCACGCTCGCAGAACTCAACCCGTCGCTCACCGACGACGACATCGTCGTAGACGGCGGGAACTCCTTTTTCAAGGAATCGACGCGCCGCGCCGAGGAGTGTCCTGCTGCGTACCTCGACTGTGGCACCTCCGGTGGCCCCGCGGGCGCAGAACTCGGCTTCTCGCTCATGATTGGCGGCCTCGAGTGGGCCTACGACGAACTGACGCCGGTGTTTGACGCCGTCGCAACCGGCCCCGCAGGCCACGACCGTATGGGGCCTGCAGGCTCCGGCCACTACGTGAAGATGGTGCACAACGGCGTCGAGTACGTGCTCATGCAGGCCTACGGCGAGGGCTTCGACCTGCTCGCAAACGGCCGCTACGACCTCGATTTAGAGGCTGTCGCCCGGACGTGGAACAACGGCGCGGTCATCCGGTCGTGGCTCCTTGAACTCTGTGAGGAAGCCTTCGCAGAGGAGGGCAACGACTTGGGCGACGTCGCAGACTACGTCGCGGGTGGTTCGACGGGGACGTGGACGGTACAGGAAGCCTTAGAACAGGAAGTGCCCGTCCCGCTCATCTACCAGTCGCTCGCAGAGCGCTTCGAGAGCCGCACCGAGGAGCGTTTCGCGCGGCGGCTGGCCAACCGGCTTCGCTACGGCTTTGGTCGTCACGAGGTCGCGCGCAAGAACGACTAA
- a CDS encoding ABC transporter ATP-binding protein, with protein sequence MSLLEIESINAYYGESHIIRDLSMNVEEGEICTLLGRNGAGKTTTLRCIAGATPPAVRAGHIRFKGNDITGTATEDVSVQGISLVPEERRIFPNLTVAENLHLAEVVNNRSNTFGRSLSFGHTGMSTEEVYAQFPRLDERKSQRAGTLSGGEQQMLAIARALKQNTDLMLLDEPYEGLAPKIIEDVENAVKRISDEGTTILLVEQNAAAAIKLADRAYVIDQGGIVFDGTADELRDDTETRERYLGV encoded by the coding sequence ATGAGTCTCTTAGAAATCGAGTCGATAAACGCGTACTACGGAGAGAGCCACATCATCCGTGACCTCTCGATGAACGTAGAGGAAGGCGAAATCTGTACCCTGCTCGGTCGCAACGGTGCTGGAAAAACGACGACGCTTCGGTGTATCGCTGGAGCGACACCGCCTGCGGTCCGTGCGGGCCATATCCGATTCAAAGGAAACGACATCACCGGCACTGCCACAGAAGACGTCTCGGTGCAAGGTATCTCGCTCGTCCCCGAAGAGCGCCGCATCTTCCCGAACCTCACGGTAGCGGAGAATCTTCACCTTGCAGAGGTCGTCAACAACAGGTCGAACACCTTCGGCCGGTCGCTGTCGTTCGGTCATACGGGGATGAGCACAGAGGAGGTGTACGCCCAGTTCCCCCGATTGGACGAACGCAAAAGCCAGCGGGCTGGAACGCTCTCGGGCGGCGAACAGCAGATGCTCGCGATTGCTCGTGCTCTGAAACAGAACACCGATTTGATGCTCCTCGACGAACCCTACGAGGGGCTCGCGCCGAAGATTATCGAGGACGTAGAGAACGCGGTCAAACGCATCAGTGACGAGGGGACGACCATCCTCCTCGTCGAGCAGAACGCTGCCGCGGCCATCAAGCTGGCAGACCGCGCCTACGTTATCGACCAGGGAGGCATCGTGTTCGACGGCACGGCCGACGAACTGCGCGACGACACCGAAACACGCGAACGCTACCTCGGGGTGTGA
- a CDS encoding ABC transporter ATP-binding protein produces the protein MALLETENLVKEFGGLVATDDVNLTVEQDERVSIIGPNGAGKSTLINLITRRLEPTSGDIRFKGESILGLKPHEVVQRGVSKSFQTAAIFPDLTVQENAEIAALAAERGAFGFGFLTHRDSLTDVRDLAHDTLESVGLRERSQTIAADLPYGDKRRLEIGIALASGPDLLLMDEPTAGMSPEETKATVELIEQVKRDHGLTFVLVEHDMEIVFSISDRIIVLSRGGIIAEGTPDEIRGNEDVQEAYLGGVEL, from the coding sequence ATGGCGCTGTTAGAGACCGAGAACCTCGTCAAAGAGTTCGGCGGACTCGTCGCCACCGACGACGTGAACCTGACCGTCGAACAAGACGAGCGCGTCTCCATCATCGGCCCAAACGGGGCCGGGAAGTCGACGCTCATCAATCTCATCACGCGACGTCTTGAGCCGACGAGTGGCGACATCCGTTTCAAAGGAGAGTCTATCCTCGGCCTCAAGCCCCACGAGGTGGTCCAGCGGGGCGTCTCGAAGTCGTTCCAGACCGCCGCTATCTTCCCCGACCTCACGGTCCAAGAGAACGCGGAGATTGCGGCACTGGCCGCAGAACGCGGCGCGTTTGGCTTCGGATTCCTGACCCACCGCGACAGCCTCACCGACGTCCGCGACCTCGCCCACGACACCCTCGAATCGGTCGGCTTACGGGAGCGCTCACAGACCATTGCAGCCGACCTGCCGTACGGTGACAAACGGCGACTGGAGATTGGTATCGCACTCGCGAGTGGGCCAGACCTGCTCTTGATGGACGAACCCACCGCGGGGATGTCCCCCGAGGAGACGAAAGCGACGGTCGAACTCATCGAACAGGTCAAACGCGACCACGGCCTCACGTTCGTCCTCGTCGAACACGACATGGAGATCGTCTTTAGTATCTCAGACCGCATCATCGTGCTCAGTCGCGGGGGGATCATCGCAGAAGGAACACCCGACGAGATTCGGGGCAACGAAGACGTCCAAGAAGCCTACCTCGGAGGAGTCGAGCTATGA
- a CDS encoding thiamine pyrophosphate-dependent dehydrogenase E1 component subunit alpha, with product MYDNMVTARYYEERLQEEYLEGKQPAFDISAGPIPGELHLAAGHEASGAGVCQHLRDDDTVTGPHRPHHIAIAKGVDLKKMTAEIFGRETGLCRGKGGHMHLFDPSVNFACSGIIAQGCPTAVGAAMAAKKRGLDSVAVAFLGEGAIDQGGFFESLNLAQVQQLPVVFVIEDNDWAISMPKDRVTDVKDGSMRAKGHGMPGERVDSNDAIAVYEAAKKAVSRARNGNGPTLLEVQVHRHMGHFMGDAEAYRPDDELERIKKLDPIPRLEQDLLNEGVDQSELDEIRTKAHERVDEAIAWAKEQPEPEPHEALEDVFHNPPEEWVEAANMAAAQEGDD from the coding sequence ATGTACGACAACATGGTAACTGCGCGTTACTATGAAGAGCGCCTTCAGGAGGAGTATCTGGAGGGGAAACAACCGGCGTTCGACATCTCCGCCGGGCCGATTCCGGGGGAGTTGCATCTCGCGGCCGGTCACGAGGCCTCGGGTGCGGGGGTCTGTCAACACCTGCGCGATGACGACACGGTAACCGGCCCACACCGGCCCCACCACATCGCCATCGCCAAAGGCGTCGACTTAAAGAAGATGACAGCGGAGATTTTTGGCCGCGAAACGGGCCTCTGTCGGGGTAAAGGCGGGCACATGCACCTGTTCGACCCGAGCGTCAACTTCGCCTGCAGTGGCATTATTGCGCAAGGCTGTCCGACCGCCGTCGGTGCGGCGATGGCCGCGAAAAAGCGCGGACTCGATTCCGTGGCCGTCGCGTTCCTCGGTGAGGGAGCCATCGACCAAGGCGGCTTCTTCGAATCGCTGAATCTCGCGCAGGTCCAGCAGCTCCCGGTCGTCTTCGTCATTGAGGACAACGACTGGGCCATCAGCATGCCCAAAGACCGCGTTACGGACGTCAAAGACGGTTCGATGCGCGCGAAGGGCCACGGCATGCCCGGCGAGCGCGTTGACTCGAACGACGCGATTGCGGTGTACGAAGCCGCGAAAAAGGCCGTCAGCCGCGCCCGCAACGGAAACGGCCCAACCTTGCTTGAGGTGCAGGTACACCGCCACATGGGTCACTTCATGGGCGACGCCGAAGCCTACCGGCCTGACGATGAACTGGAGCGCATCAAGAAACTCGACCCGATTCCGCGCCTCGAACAAGACCTGTTGAACGAGGGCGTCGACCAATCGGAACTCGACGAGATTCGCACGAAGGCCCACGAGCGCGTCGACGAGGCAATCGCGTGGGCGAAAGAACAACCGGAACCGGAGCCACACGAGGCGCTCGAAGACGTGTTCCACAACCCACCGGAGGAGTGGGTCGAGGCGGCGAACATGGCCGCCGCACAGGAGGGTGATGACTAA
- a CDS encoding MATE family efflux transporter, which translates to MFRLALPIVITQLLQVAYNIADTIWLGRLSAAAVGAMSLAFPLIFLLLSVGGGFTVAGSTLVAQYTGAKSEGSAGKVAGQTMSFVTLLAIVLGALGFFATKPMLGLLPSDPETALEVVPLAAAYMRVFFLGTPFLFGFFVFSALMRGYGNTRTPMRIMAISVALNVVLDPIFIFGWIGFPALGIEGAALATLVSRAIATGLGFYVLFMTTSGPDVRLSDLNPELDIIRKIVSIGVPSALEQSASALAMITLTAMVVTFAPPVVAAYGLGNRLISLVFLPAMGLGRATNTMVGQNLGAKQTARAERAVKLAAVVGAGVMLGVAVIAALFPEPIVGVFLDTGTADAAATIRLGSEYLRIRSVEFAFIGVLQVLLGAYRGAGNTKTALVFSMLALWIGRVPTVYYLAFVEGMGPTGIWWGMALGNIVGAITAAAWFTRGTWKQSVIDQPGPAMADGED; encoded by the coding sequence ATGTTCCGTTTGGCGTTGCCAATCGTCATCACGCAGCTCCTCCAGGTCGCCTACAACATCGCCGACACCATCTGGCTCGGCCGCCTTTCGGCCGCCGCCGTCGGCGCGATGAGCCTCGCGTTTCCGCTCATTTTCCTCCTGCTTTCGGTCGGTGGCGGGTTCACCGTCGCCGGGAGCACGCTCGTTGCCCAGTACACCGGCGCAAAGAGCGAAGGCTCTGCAGGGAAAGTCGCGGGCCAGACGATGTCGTTCGTCACGCTGCTCGCCATCGTCCTTGGCGCGCTCGGCTTTTTCGCCACCAAGCCGATGCTTGGCCTCCTCCCGAGCGACCCTGAGACGGCTCTCGAAGTCGTCCCGCTCGCCGCAGCCTACATGCGCGTGTTCTTCCTCGGAACGCCGTTTCTGTTCGGCTTTTTTGTCTTCTCCGCGCTGATGCGCGGCTACGGCAACACCCGCACGCCGATGCGCATCATGGCCATCAGCGTCGCGCTCAACGTCGTGTTAGACCCCATCTTCATCTTCGGCTGGATTGGCTTCCCCGCCCTCGGCATCGAAGGCGCGGCCCTCGCCACGCTCGTCTCCAGAGCCATCGCCACCGGCCTCGGCTTCTACGTGCTGTTCATGACGACTTCGGGCCCGGACGTGCGCCTCTCGGATCTGAACCCTGAACTCGACATCATCCGCAAAATCGTCTCCATCGGCGTCCCGAGCGCGCTCGAACAGTCCGCGAGCGCACTGGCGATGATTACGCTCACCGCTATGGTCGTGACGTTCGCCCCGCCCGTCGTCGCCGCCTACGGCCTCGGCAACCGCCTCATCTCGCTCGTGTTCCTCCCCGCAATGGGCCTCGGACGGGCGACCAACACGATGGTCGGCCAGAACCTCGGCGCAAAGCAAACCGCCCGCGCAGAGCGCGCCGTCAAACTCGCCGCCGTCGTCGGCGCAGGCGTCATGCTCGGCGTTGCCGTCATCGCCGCCCTGTTCCCCGAACCCATCGTCGGCGTGTTCCTCGACACCGGCACGGCCGACGCCGCAGCAACCATCCGTCTCGGCAGCGAGTACCTCCGGATTCGCTCGGTGGAGTTCGCCTTCATCGGCGTCCTCCAAGTCCTCCTCGGAGCCTACCGCGGCGCGGGCAACACGAAGACGGCACTCGTCTTCTCCATGCTCGCCCTCTGGATTGGCCGCGTCCCGACGGTGTACTACCTCGCCTTCGTCGAAGGCATGGGCCCAACCGGCATCTGGTGGGGGATGGCCCTCGGCAACATCGTCGGCGCAATCACCGCCGCCGCATGGTTCACCCGCGGGACGTGGAAACAGTCGGTCATCGACCAGCCCGGCCCGGCCATGGCCGACGGCGAAGACTGA
- a CDS encoding alpha-ketoacid dehydrogenase subunit beta, which yields MTQQVAERELTMSRAMVEAIKQEMEANEEVFVMGEDIADYGGIFSSTTGLLDEFGRDRVMDVPISETAFIGAAVGAAQAGMRPIAELMFVDFFGVAMDQIYNQMAKNTYMSGGAVSVPMVLMTAVGGTYSDAGQHSQTLYGTFAHLPGMKVVVPSNAYDAKGLMHSAIRDDDPVVFMFHKRLMGLGWMPSPEGPKNTVPEEPYTIPFGQADIKREGADATVVTLGLHVHRACEAARELADEGIETEIIDLRTLVPFDTKTVVDSVRKTGRLIVVDEDYRSFGLTGEVVARVAEHALDDLEEVRRLAIPDVPIPYARPLETALNPSAKQIADAIRDTQ from the coding sequence ATGACCCAACAAGTCGCAGAACGCGAACTGACGATGAGTCGCGCGATGGTCGAGGCCATCAAACAGGAGATGGAGGCCAACGAAGAAGTGTTCGTCATGGGCGAAGACATCGCCGACTACGGCGGCATCTTCAGCTCCACGACGGGCCTGCTCGATGAGTTCGGCCGTGACCGCGTGATGGACGTACCCATCAGCGAAACGGCGTTCATCGGCGCGGCCGTCGGCGCGGCCCAAGCCGGGATGCGCCCGATTGCCGAACTCATGTTCGTCGACTTCTTCGGCGTCGCGATGGACCAAATATACAACCAGATGGCGAAGAACACGTACATGAGCGGCGGGGCGGTGAGCGTCCCGATGGTGCTCATGACTGCCGTTGGCGGGACGTACTCTGACGCTGGCCAGCACTCTCAGACGCTGTACGGCACCTTCGCCCACCTGCCGGGCATGAAGGTCGTCGTGCCCTCGAATGCGTACGACGCGAAGGGGCTGATGCACAGCGCGATTCGGGACGACGACCCGGTCGTATTCATGTTTCACAAGCGGCTCATGGGCCTCGGCTGGATGCCGTCGCCCGAGGGGCCGAAGAACACCGTCCCAGAAGAGCCGTACACGATTCCGTTCGGGCAAGCCGACATCAAGCGCGAAGGGGCAGACGCGACCGTCGTCACCCTCGGACTCCACGTCCACCGTGCCTGTGAGGCCGCCCGCGAACTCGCAGACGAGGGTATCGAGACGGAGATTATTGACCTCCGGACGCTCGTGCCGTTCGACACCAAGACGGTGGTGGACTCGGTGCGCAAGACGGGACGGCTCATCGTCGTGGACGAAGATTACCGCTCCTTTGGCCTCACCGGCGAGGTCGTCGCACGGGTCGCAGAACACGCCTTAGACGACTTAGAGGAGGTTCGCAGACTCGCCATCCCGGACGTGCCAATTCCGTACGCCCGGCCGCTCGAAACCGCTCTCAACCCGAGCGCGAAGCAAATCGCAGACGCCATCCGCGACACCCAATGA
- a CDS encoding lipoyl domain-containing protein, whose translation MSDAAVLVDSAAVWPADAMDVDEGVVSNWFVREGATVEAGDTICEIQIEKVSVDVPAPQSGTLAERLVGENEEFRRGDSLARIEP comes from the coding sequence ATGAGCGACGCTGCGGTCCTCGTCGATTCGGCGGCGGTGTGGCCAGCGGACGCGATGGACGTAGACGAAGGCGTCGTCTCGAACTGGTTCGTCCGTGAGGGCGCGACCGTCGAAGCGGGTGACACCATCTGCGAGATTCAAATCGAGAAGGTGAGCGTCGACGTACCTGCGCCCCAGTCGGGAACCCTCGCAGAGCGCCTCGTCGGTGAGAACGAGGAGTTCCGCCGGGGGGATTCGCTCGCGCGCATCGAACCGTAA
- a CDS encoding 2Fe-2S iron-sulfur cluster-binding protein, which translates to MVEVLGVALGVLLTLVAVALHYSTGTAKSLPEDITDQVLERRAASVAETDFPEPMNRSIGGGGAVGAVAGGEAGGELEEGGESAGSSSPADIPEDEVEYFEIEFAKEGKTIEVANNETILDAGEDEGWDLPYACRQGQCISCAGKVASGENAEDFVVHDNQQMLGEEELGKGYMLTCVAYPKKPFTLETGETP; encoded by the coding sequence ATGGTTGAAGTACTGGGTGTCGCGCTCGGGGTGCTGTTAACGCTCGTCGCGGTTGCCTTGCACTATTCGACGGGAACGGCCAAGTCGCTTCCAGAGGACATCACCGACCAAGTCCTCGAACGGCGCGCCGCGTCCGTCGCAGAAACGGATTTCCCCGAACCGATGAACCGCTCGATTGGTGGCGGCGGCGCCGTCGGCGCAGTCGCTGGGGGCGAAGCTGGCGGCGAACTCGAAGAAGGCGGCGAATCCGCTGGGTCTTCGAGCCCGGCCGACATCCCTGAAGACGAAGTCGAGTACTTCGAAATCGAGTTCGCAAAAGAAGGGAAAACGATTGAAGTCGCAAACAACGAGACAATCCTCGACGCGGGCGAAGACGAAGGCTGGGACCTCCCCTACGCCTGCCGTCAGGGCCAGTGTATCTCCTGTGCGGGGAAGGTCGCCTCCGGCGAGAACGCAGAGGACTTCGTCGTCCACGACAACCAGCAGATGCTGGGCGAAGAGGAACTCGGCAAGGGCTACATGCTGACCTGTGTTGCCTACCCGAAGAAGCCGTTCACGCTCGAAACCGGCGAGACGCCATAG